The following proteins are encoded in a genomic region of Roseinatronobacter sp. S2:
- a CDS encoding flagellar hook capping FlgD N-terminal domain-containing protein, which translates to MFSIENNSVNAQPVGSTAQGGKSAFTDGSDFTMFLRMLTTQMQNQNPLNPVESSDFAVQLATFSGVEQQIQTNQLLGRLTDQMMFSDLANWLNKEVATDAPVRYSGAPLTLQAPAIAEATSRDLVISSIDGQELARVPASTGQGNIVIDLAHDLATPLPHGPYLFTVEDFRGNDSISTTRAVHYSPVMEVRNNNGQIVLVLEGGAQVTSTQIAGIR; encoded by the coding sequence ATGTTCAGTATCGAAAACAATTCTGTCAACGCTCAGCCCGTCGGCAGCACAGCCCAAGGCGGGAAAAGCGCTTTCACTGACGGGTCGGATTTTACCATGTTTCTGCGTATGCTGACCACGCAGATGCAAAACCAGAACCCGCTAAATCCTGTCGAATCATCCGATTTCGCGGTCCAGCTTGCAACATTTTCCGGAGTGGAGCAGCAAATTCAGACCAACCAGCTTCTTGGCAGGCTGACAGACCAGATGATGTTCTCTGATCTTGCAAACTGGCTGAACAAGGAAGTGGCGACAGATGCACCCGTCCGCTACTCTGGCGCACCGCTGACGCTGCAAGCCCCCGCGATTGCCGAAGCGACCAGCCGCGACCTTGTCATTTCCTCCATTGACGGGCAGGAACTCGCGCGGGTTCCGGCCAGCACGGGGCAAGGCAATATTGTCATTGACCTCGCCCATGATCTGGCAACGCCCCTGCCGCATGGACCCTACCTGTTCACGGTCGAAGATTTCCGCGGGAATGACAGCATTTCCACCACCAGGGCCGTCCATTACTCCCCTGTTATGGAAGTCCGCAACAACAATGGTCAAATCGTTCTGGTGCTGGAAGGTGGGGCACAGGTCACCAGCACACAAATTGCCGGAATTCGCTGA
- the betI gene encoding transcriptional regulator BetI, with protein sequence MPKLGMEPIRRDALIKAAIAEIGATGALEVTVSRIARRAGMSSALAHHYFGSKEQMFLAAMRHILAVYGAEMRGALAMANGPQQRLQALIRVSFSGANFRRDAVSAWLNFYVMAQRNAQAARLLRIYQQRLRSNLRHALRPLAGDGAAADLAEGAAAMIDGVYLREALGPGEPNGERAEQQVAGWLQAALDKRAR encoded by the coding sequence ATGCCGAAGCTAGGAATGGAGCCTATCAGGCGCGACGCGCTGATCAAGGCAGCAATTGCCGAGATTGGCGCAACCGGCGCGTTAGAGGTGACGGTCAGCCGTATTGCGCGGCGTGCGGGCATGTCATCGGCGCTGGCGCATCATTATTTCGGATCGAAGGAACAGATGTTTCTGGCGGCCATGCGGCATATTCTTGCCGTCTATGGCGCGGAAATGCGCGGCGCGCTGGCCATGGCCAATGGGCCGCAGCAACGCTTGCAGGCGCTTATCCGCGTGTCATTCAGCGGGGCCAACTTTCGCCGTGACGCCGTGTCGGCTTGGTTGAATTTCTATGTGATGGCGCAGCGCAATGCGCAGGCGGCGCGCTTGTTGCGCATTTATCAGCAACGCCTGCGCAGCAATCTGCGCCATGCCCTGCGTCCGCTTGCGGGGGACGGGGCGGCGGCGGATCTGGCAGAAGGGGCGGCGGCCATGATCGATGGTGTTTACCTGCGCGAGGCACTGGGTCCGGGTGAACCCAATGGCGAACGCGCCGAGCAACAGGTTGCAGGATGGCTGCAAGCCGCTTTGGACAAGAGGGCAAGATGA
- the betB gene encoding betaine-aldehyde dehydrogenase, with amino-acid sequence MKAQPKASHFIAGDWVEDTAGAAFDSIHPATGEVIARLHEATPDIMSRALDAAQAAQPAWAALAPVERGRILHRAAMILRARNHDLSVLETLDTGKPLQETLVADAASGADAFEYFAGFAATVTGQTIALGRDMAYTLREALGVCVGIGAWNYPIQIASWKAAPALAFGNAVVFKPSEITPLSALALAEILHEAGLPAGLFNVVQGRGAVGAGLVTDARVAKVSLTGSVPTGRKVYAAAAQGIRAVTMELGGKSPLIIFDDADVENAVSAAILANFYSSGQICSNGTRVFVHRDIKQAFLDRLAVRTRQIRLGDPLREDTQMGPLVSDRQMHKVLGHIADGIEAGARLVCGGARHGKVGCFVQPTVFADVRDDMALAREEIFGPVMSVLDFTDESDVITRANATEYGLAAGVFTRDLARAHRVAGALQAGTVWVNAYNLTPVEMPFGGVKASGVGRENGHAALEHYTRIKSVYLGLGDVDAPY; translated from the coding sequence ATGAAAGCACAACCGAAAGCCAGCCATTTTATTGCGGGCGACTGGGTCGAGGATACAGCCGGCGCAGCATTTGACAGCATCCACCCCGCCACGGGCGAGGTGATCGCGCGGCTGCATGAAGCAACGCCCGACATCATGTCGCGCGCGCTGGACGCGGCGCAGGCAGCGCAACCTGCATGGGCGGCACTGGCACCGGTGGAACGCGGACGCATCCTGCACCGCGCAGCGATGATCCTGCGCGCGCGCAATCACGACCTGTCGGTTCTGGAAACGCTGGATACGGGCAAACCGTTGCAGGAAACGCTGGTGGCCGATGCCGCATCAGGCGCGGATGCGTTCGAGTATTTTGCGGGTTTCGCCGCCACTGTAACCGGCCAGACCATCGCGCTGGGGCGCGACATGGCCTATACCCTGCGCGAGGCACTGGGCGTGTGCGTGGGCATTGGTGCCTGGAATTACCCCATCCAGATTGCCAGCTGGAAGGCCGCGCCCGCGCTGGCATTTGGCAATGCGGTGGTGTTCAAACCGTCAGAGATAACGCCCCTGAGCGCGCTGGCACTGGCAGAAATCCTGCATGAAGCGGGCCTGCCTGCGGGGCTGTTCAATGTGGTGCAGGGGCGCGGTGCCGTGGGCGCGGGGCTGGTCACCGATGCGCGTGTGGCGAAAGTTTCGCTGACGGGATCGGTGCCCACGGGGCGCAAGGTCTATGCCGCCGCAGCCCAAGGCATTCGCGCTGTCACGATGGAACTGGGCGGCAAATCGCCGCTGATTATTTTCGACGATGCGGATGTGGAAAATGCGGTCAGCGCAGCAATTCTGGCCAATTTCTATTCATCAGGGCAGATCTGTTCCAACGGCACGCGGGTGTTTGTGCACCGCGATATAAAGCAGGCATTTCTGGACCGGCTGGCGGTGCGCACCCGCCAGATCAGGCTGGGTGACCCGCTGCGCGAGGATACGCAGATGGGTCCGCTTGTCTCGGATCGGCAAATGCACAAGGTGCTGGGCCATATTGCAGACGGGATAGAGGCAGGCGCGCGGCTGGTTTGCGGGGGCGCGCGGCATGGAAAGGTCGGGTGTTTCGTCCAGCCCACGGTTTTTGCCGATGTGCGCGACGACATGGCACTTGCGCGCGAGGAAATATTCGGCCCCGTCATGTCGGTGCTGGATTTCACGGATGAAAGTGACGTGATCACCCGCGCGAACGCGACCGAATACGGGCTGGCCGCAGGGGTCTTCACCCGCGATCTTGCGCGCGCCCACAGGGTTGCGGGCGCGTTGCAGGCGGGCACCGTGTGGGTGAATGCCTATAACCTGACGCCTGTGGAAATGCCCTTTGGGGGCGTCAAGGCCAGTGGCGTGGGGCGCGAGAACGGGCATGCCGCGCTGGAGCATTACACGCGCATCAAATCGGTCTATCTGGGGCTTGGGGATGTTGATGCACCCTATTGA
- the choW gene encoding choline ABC transporter permease subunit → MLTKPITDAKIPVGRSIAAAFDWLQDTFITAFDGVEAALRSIIGLLGTMLQTPHPFAIIAGFCAVTWVLQRRLVPVLIVAACLLFALNQGYWVLTMQTLTLVLASCIVCMGVGVPLGIYSAHHPRFYRALTPVLDLMQTLPVFVYLIPVLVLFGLGMVPGLVATVIFAMPAAIRLTELGIRSTPTALSEAATAFGATTGQRIRKVELPYAFPQIMAGLNQTIMLSLSMVVIAGLVGAPGLGVPIVRALNTVNASLGFEAGAVIVTVAIMLDRMLRVEVKP, encoded by the coding sequence ATGCTTACAAAACCCATCACCGATGCGAAAATCCCTGTCGGGCGCAGCATCGCCGCAGCCTTCGACTGGCTACAGGATACGTTCATCACGGCCTTTGACGGGGTAGAAGCCGCCCTGCGCAGCATTATCGGCCTGTTGGGAACGATGCTGCAAACCCCGCATCCCTTCGCCATCATCGCGGGGTTCTGCGCCGTGACTTGGGTTTTACAACGCCGTCTGGTGCCCGTGCTGATTGTGGCTGCATGCCTGTTATTTGCGCTGAATCAGGGCTATTGGGTGCTGACCATGCAGACCCTGACGCTGGTGCTGGCATCATGCATCGTGTGCATGGGCGTTGGCGTGCCTTTGGGCATATATTCCGCCCATCACCCGCGGTTTTACCGCGCACTGACACCGGTTCTGGACCTGATGCAGACATTGCCGGTCTTTGTGTATCTGATACCTGTTCTGGTGCTGTTCGGGCTGGGCATGGTGCCGGGGCTGGTGGCCACGGTCATATTCGCCATGCCTGCGGCCATCAGGCTGACGGAACTTGGCATCCGTTCCACCCCCACCGCCCTTAGTGAAGCCGCCACCGCGTTTGGTGCAACCACGGGCCAGCGCATCCGCAAGGTGGAACTGCCCTATGCCTTTCCGCAGATCATGGCGGGGCTGAACCAGACCATCATGCTGTCGCTGTCCATGGTTGTGATTGCAGGACTGGTGGGCGCACCCGGTCTGGGCGTGCCGATTGTGCGCGCGTTGAACACCGTCAATGCGTCCCTGGGGTTCGAGGCGGGCGCGGTCATCGTCACAGTCGCGATCATGCTGGACCGTATGCTGCGCGTAGAGGTGAAGCCATGA
- a CDS encoding Flp family type IVb pilin, with protein sequence MKLFANIKNFAADESGAVTVDWVVLTAAIVGLGIAVIASVSGGVNNLAERISTAVSTTEIGVDPADVPER encoded by the coding sequence ATGAAACTGTTCGCAAACATCAAGAACTTCGCCGCTGATGAATCTGGTGCTGTTACCGTGGATTGGGTCGTTCTGACCGCCGCGATCGTGGGCTTGGGCATTGCCGTTATCGCATCGGTTTCCGGCGGCGTAAACAATTTGGCTGAGCGCATTTCGACCGCCGTTTCCACGACCGAAATCGGCGTTGACCCCGCTGACGTTCCGGAGCGTTGA
- the choX gene encoding choline ABC transporter substrate-binding protein produces the protein MTLRLTTFAAAATFAAAPAFATCEQITFSDVGWTDITATTAVATTILDALGYETNTLVLSVPVTYTSMANGDVDVFLGNWMPTMEADIATYREAGSVDTVRRNLAGAKYTLATNAAGAALGIENFADIASQAEALESRIYGIEPGNDGNRLILDMIEADAFGLSGFDVVESSEQGMLAQVARADRRDEPVVFLGWEPHPMNANFDLTYLAGGDDWFGPDFGGAEVYTNTRAGLVEECPNLGQFLSNLEFTLELENEIMGAILNDGAVPEDAARTWLSANRDALTPWLDGVTTRDGDDGLDAVLAALDD, from the coding sequence ATGACCCTTCGTCTGACAACATTTGCCGCCGCTGCAACATTTGCCGCCGCCCCTGCATTTGCGACATGCGAGCAGATCACGTTTTCCGATGTGGGCTGGACCGACATCACCGCCACAACCGCTGTGGCGACCACGATACTGGACGCGCTTGGGTATGAGACCAACACGTTGGTTCTGTCCGTGCCTGTGACCTATACATCCATGGCCAATGGCGATGTTGATGTGTTCCTTGGCAACTGGATGCCCACGATGGAGGCCGACATCGCCACTTACCGCGAAGCGGGCAGTGTGGACACCGTGCGCCGCAACCTAGCGGGTGCGAAATACACGCTTGCCACCAATGCCGCAGGCGCGGCCCTTGGGATTGAAAATTTCGCGGATATCGCATCACAGGCAGAAGCGCTGGAAAGCCGCATTTACGGGATTGAGCCGGGCAATGACGGCAATCGCCTGATTCTGGACATGATCGAGGCTGATGCCTTTGGCCTGTCGGGCTTCGATGTTGTCGAAAGTTCGGAACAAGGCATGCTGGCACAAGTGGCCCGCGCCGACCGTCGTGATGAACCCGTTGTCTTTCTGGGGTGGGAGCCGCACCCGATGAATGCCAATTTCGACCTGACCTATCTGGCCGGTGGCGATGACTGGTTCGGCCCCGATTTCGGCGGTGCCGAAGTCTATACCAACACCCGCGCCGGTCTGGTCGAGGAATGCCCAAATCTGGGCCAGTTCCTGAGCAATCTGGAATTCACGCTGGAGTTGGAAAACGAGATCATGGGCGCGATCCTGAATGATGGTGCCGTGCCCGAAGATGCGGCGCGCACGTGGTTGTCGGCCAATCGCGATGCCCTGACCCCATGGCTGGACGGCGTGACCACCCGCGACGGCGATGACGGGCTGGACGCTGTGCTGGCAGCACTGGACGACTGA
- a CDS encoding rod-binding protein — protein MSGITSLHAHMPVQEKQPNTRAHQHQASAVEFEALVLAELLRAAGAGKPVTGFESGLGEDQFASFLVDAQARAIAARGGIGLAEMVMRASEKDGGAGHV, from the coding sequence ATGTCGGGAATCACTTCGCTTCATGCGCATATGCCTGTGCAGGAAAAACAGCCGAACACGCGCGCGCACCAGCATCAGGCAAGTGCGGTCGAGTTCGAGGCGCTTGTCCTTGCAGAATTGCTGCGCGCCGCCGGGGCAGGAAAACCAGTCACCGGGTTCGAAAGTGGGCTGGGGGAGGACCAGTTTGCTTCGTTTCTGGTGGACGCACAGGCGCGGGCGATTGCGGCAAGGGGCGGGATCGGGCTGGCAGAAATGGTGATGCGCGCCAGCGAAAAGGACGGGGGCGCCGGACATGTCTGA
- a CDS encoding lytic transglycosylase domain-containing protein, with protein MQKIVPSRQYPLWAVPLILGAALAVMPDLAVAEGADFTFRRVVPGANAGPRITVQIDPEEQARFMAARPSPQTIARSGRDGQGPAAAPASSLAWFWDSVSPALGDSSGRFMSAMSALNAPPQGRDVPVPRLQFLQELAQAHGPDILRATVGTNVSPALVLAVIAVESAGRADAVSHAGAQGLMQLIPATAARFSVADAFDTGQNIRGGVAYLNWLLGHFDNDIVLALAGYNAGEGAVRRNDGVPPFAETRDYVPKVLASWLVARGLCASLPELPSDGCVFRIGQAG; from the coding sequence ATGCAAAAAATTGTGCCTTCGCGCCAATATCCGCTTTGGGCTGTGCCGTTGATTCTGGGTGCGGCACTGGCGGTCATGCCCGACCTTGCTGTCGCCGAGGGGGCGGATTTTACGTTCCGGCGCGTGGTCCCCGGTGCAAATGCCGGCCCGCGCATCACGGTGCAGATTGACCCTGAAGAACAGGCAAGGTTCATGGCCGCACGGCCCAGCCCCCAGACCATCGCGCGTTCAGGCCGCGACGGGCAGGGGCCGGCGGCGGCGCCCGCGTCCAGTCTGGCGTGGTTCTGGGACAGTGTCTCGCCCGCGCTGGGGGACAGTTCGGGGCGGTTCATGTCGGCAATGTCGGCGCTGAATGCCCCGCCGCAAGGGCGCGATGTGCCGGTGCCGCGTTTGCAGTTCCTGCAAGAACTGGCGCAGGCCCACGGGCCGGATATTTTGCGCGCGACTGTCGGCACGAATGTGTCACCCGCGTTGGTGCTGGCGGTTATCGCGGTGGAATCGGCAGGCCGCGCCGATGCGGTCAGCCATGCCGGTGCCCAAGGGCTTATGCAACTGATCCCTGCAACTGCGGCGCGGTTTTCGGTGGCGGATGCGTTTGACACCGGCCAGAATATTCGCGGGGGCGTGGCCTATCTGAACTGGCTGCTGGGCCATTTCGACAATGATATCGTGTTGGCGCTGGCGGGCTATAATGCAGGCGAAGGCGCGGTGCGGCGCAATGACGGCGTGCCGCCTTTCGCCGAAACCCGCGACTATGTGCCCAAGGTGTTGGCATCGTGGCTGGTGGCGCGTGGCCTATGCGCAAGTTTGCCGGAACTGCCCAGTGACGGATGTGTGTTCCGCATCGGGCAGGCAGGATAG
- a CDS encoding flagellar hook-length control protein FliK: MIIGTTPDIPALQVAPPDNAHAPMRPSQHGTEFARILAGMVTSVPRNEQDAPDRHTRDTQQNSDPPPDLPSDQAGAEDDITHNLAMDSPPEWIVHEVAVAHDLPAPAITPSSEGGVDTPPSAVQPPRDMASSNTASAGVSALSLDHGRLVSHIPPEEGLHVHVKDRAKRTTQAPPLHKNARADTPPPTRIRPLITAPEFHAMPNVRAEPAFATSMINAVYAPASGPFISSDVLTHRPDTTLQFALSEGGTDPAALPSSASLTGATILTERQFLSYPKAAPVLSYPNTTPAQTSNPDTPLKAASIPLSDGHFGLPAGVNSVTHPLALPIMHDPASIPENDRHDSPVRDQSVQMADLPNLAAAEAPASHTARPTTSLLRNDATFSAAIAQAIQAATSNGDPVFELDMLDGMGGKLRISVSATDGSVQISMLAGRLDMLDMLKRSLNLLLDDLASLGFTNIDLKLAEHGGVGAMHRLQLLDTGPPDHPRKRPEQVPGASNSAGMDLRL; this comes from the coding sequence ATGATCATCGGAACCACACCAGATATACCGGCATTGCAAGTCGCGCCCCCCGACAACGCACATGCACCAATGCGCCCGTCGCAGCACGGCACGGAATTTGCCCGGATACTGGCCGGAATGGTCACATCTGTCCCGCGCAATGAACAGGACGCACCGGACCGACACACGCGCGACACGCAGCAGAATTCTGATCCGCCGCCTGATCTGCCGTCTGATCAGGCGGGTGCCGAAGATGACATCACACATAATCTGGCAATGGATAGCCCCCCTGAATGGATCGTGCACGAGGTTGCCGTCGCGCATGATCTGCCTGCGCCTGCGATCACGCCTTCATCTGAAGGTGGCGTGGATACCCCCCCCTCTGCCGTCCAGCCCCCGCGCGATATGGCATCATCAAACACGGCAAGCGCCGGTGTTTCTGCGCTCTCGCTCGATCATGGGCGTCTGGTTTCGCATATCCCACCAGAAGAGGGTTTGCATGTGCATGTGAAGGATCGCGCAAAACGCACCACCCAAGCCCCGCCCTTGCATAAAAATGCCAGAGCCGACACGCCCCCCCCGACGCGCATTCGGCCCCTTATTACTGCACCTGAATTTCACGCTATGCCAAATGTGCGCGCCGAACCCGCATTTGCAACGTCCATGATTAATGCAGTCTATGCCCCCGCTTCGGGGCCGTTCATATCCAGTGATGTCCTGACACACCGACCAGATACCACACTGCAATTTGCACTTTCCGAAGGTGGGACGGACCCGGCGGCCTTGCCCAGTTCCGCATCCCTGACTGGCGCCACAATCCTGACGGAGCGACAGTTCCTTTCCTATCCGAAAGCCGCACCTGTTCTTTCATATCCGAATACCACACCTGCCCAGACGTCGAACCCGGACACGCCGCTTAAGGCTGCCTCTATTCCATTATCTGACGGGCATTTCGGGCTGCCCGCAGGGGTAAACTCGGTAACCCACCCGCTGGCACTGCCCATTATGCACGATCCGGCGAGCATTCCAGAAAATGATCGGCATGATTCACCGGTCCGCGATCAATCGGTGCAGATGGCCGATTTGCCTAATCTTGCGGCGGCCGAGGCGCCCGCGAGCCATACCGCACGCCCGACGACATCGCTGCTGCGAAACGATGCGACGTTTTCCGCAGCAATTGCGCAGGCGATACAGGCAGCAACTTCAAACGGGGACCCCGTTTTTGAACTGGACATGCTGGACGGGATGGGCGGCAAATTAAGGATTTCAGTTTCGGCGACCGACGGCAGCGTTCAGATATCAATGCTGGCCGGACGCCTTGATATGCTTGATATGCTGAAGCGGTCACTGAACCTGCTGCTGGATGATCTTGCGTCTCTCGGGTTCACGAACATTGATCTGAAACTGGCCGAACATGGTGGGGTTGGGGCAATGCACCGCCTGCAACTTCTCGACACCGGACCACCGGACCACCCCCGCAAAAGACCCGAACAGGTGCCAGGTGCTTCTAACTCCGCAGGAATGGACCTGCGGCTATAG
- the choV gene encoding choline ABC transporter ATP-binding protein, with the protein MTDPAIRFRNVSIVFGKNPYKAIPLMETGQSRDDIKRASGQVLGVHDCTLDVGHGEIVVLMGLSGSGKSTLLRAVNGLNPIVQGDVLVHDGDTLVSVPKANRASLRRLRTRTVAMVFQQFGLLPWRSVRENVGFGLELAGVPRRERRDRVAGQLELVGLSQWADQPVSALSGGMQQRVGLARAFATDAPILLMDEPFSALDPLIRAKLQDELLELQQRLKRTIVFVSHDLDEAFKLGNRIAILEGGRIIQCGTPAQIYSRPVNQYVADFVANMNPLQVLCARDALARANTPAAIKTIDADMPIRQVMDLMDTRTTCLAVADEGRTLGYVTPQSVLAALTSKRGVVN; encoded by the coding sequence ATGACCGACCCCGCCATTCGCTTTCGCAACGTCTCCATCGTGTTCGGCAAGAACCCCTATAAGGCAATTCCGCTGATGGAAACCGGCCAAAGCCGCGATGACATCAAGCGCGCCAGCGGACAGGTGTTAGGCGTGCATGATTGCACGCTGGATGTCGGACATGGTGAAATTGTCGTCCTGATGGGCCTGTCAGGGTCTGGCAAATCGACATTGCTGCGCGCCGTGAACGGGTTGAACCCCATTGTGCAGGGGGATGTGCTGGTTCATGACGGGGACACGCTGGTCAGTGTGCCCAAGGCCAACCGCGCCAGCCTGCGCCGGTTGCGCACGCGCACTGTTGCAATGGTGTTTCAGCAATTCGGCCTGCTGCCATGGCGCAGCGTGCGCGAAAATGTGGGCTTCGGGCTGGAACTGGCAGGCGTGCCACGGCGCGAGCGGCGCGACAGGGTTGCAGGGCAGCTGGAACTTGTGGGCCTGTCGCAATGGGCGGACCAGCCTGTCAGCGCCCTGTCGGGCGGCATGCAGCAACGCGTGGGTCTGGCGCGGGCCTTTGCCACAGATGCGCCGATCTTGCTGATGGACGAACCGTTTTCCGCGCTGGACCCGTTGATTCGTGCAAAACTGCAAGATGAACTTCTGGAATTGCAGCAGCGCCTGAAACGCACCATCGTGTTTGTCAGCCATGATCTGGACGAGGCTTTCAAGCTGGGCAACCGCATTGCCATTCTCGAAGGCGGGCGCATCATTCAATGTGGCACGCCTGCGCAGATCTATTCCCGCCCTGTCAACCAGTATGTCGCCGATTTCGTGGCCAACATGAACCCGCTGCAAGTGCTGTGCGCGCGTGATGCACTGGCGCGCGCAAATACGCCTGCCGCCATCAAGACCATTGATGCCGACATGCCCATCCGGCAGGTCATGGATTTGATGGACACGCGCACCACCTGCCTTGCGGTGGCAGATGAAGGGCGCACACTCGGGTATGTGACCCCGCAATCCGTTCTGGCCGCCCTGACCTCGAAACGCGGCGTGGTGAACTGA
- the betA gene encoding choline dehydrogenase, whose amino-acid sequence MNADYIIVGAGSGGSAVAARLAEAGHSVLIVEAGGSDIGPFIRMPGALSYPMNMRRYDWGFRTEPEPHLGGRTLACPRGRVIGGSSSINGMVYVRGHARDFDHWAESGASGWGYGDVLPYFKRMENWHGPAPSQWRGTGGPLHVTRGARENPLFNAFIQAGAQAGYSLTEDYNGAAQEGFGAMEATIWRGQRWSAADAYLRPALATGRARLIRGEVAQVVFNDEQRATGVRLTDDRVLHANAEVILAASSINTPKLLMLSGIGPASHLAGHGIALRADRPGVGQNLQDHLELYLQYSATQPITLYKYWSLPGKAWVGARWLFTRKGPGASNQFEACAFIRSRAGIDYPDIQYHFLPIAVRYDGKAVAEGHGFQTHVGPMRSKSRGWVKLRSSRPQDAPRVCFNYMSHPDDWTEFRSCIRLTREIMGQAAFKPFMGHEIQPGAAVSEDAQLDAFIREHVESAYHPCGTARMGKADDPAAVVDPQGRVIGVRGLRVADSSIFPRITNGNLNAPSIMVGEKIADHILGRRLPAENMAPSLHPDWMRQQR is encoded by the coding sequence ATGAACGCCGATTATATCATTGTCGGGGCGGGGTCCGGTGGGTCCGCCGTTGCTGCCCGGTTGGCGGAAGCCGGACATTCGGTGTTGATTGTTGAAGCGGGTGGCAGTGACATCGGCCCGTTTATCCGCATGCCGGGTGCCTTGTCCTACCCGATGAACATGCGCCGCTATGACTGGGGCTTTCGGACGGAGCCGGAGCCGCATCTGGGCGGGCGGACACTTGCATGCCCGCGCGGGCGCGTGATCGGGGGATCGTCCAGCATAAACGGCATGGTCTATGTGCGCGGTCATGCGCGTGATTTTGACCATTGGGCCGAAAGCGGGGCCAGCGGCTGGGGGTATGGTGATGTGCTGCCCTATTTCAAACGCATGGAAAACTGGCATGGTCCCGCCCCGTCGCAATGGCGCGGCACGGGGGGGCCGCTGCATGTCACGCGCGGTGCGCGCGAGAACCCGTTATTCAACGCCTTTATTCAGGCCGGTGCGCAAGCGGGATATTCGCTGACCGAAGATTACAACGGTGCCGCGCAAGAAGGTTTCGGCGCAATGGAAGCCACGATCTGGCGTGGTCAGCGCTGGTCGGCCGCCGATGCCTATCTGCGCCCCGCATTGGCGACAGGGCGAGCGCGCCTGATCAGGGGCGAAGTTGCGCAGGTTGTGTTTAATGACGAGCAGCGCGCAACGGGCGTCCGACTGACCGATGATCGTGTGCTTCATGCCAATGCAGAGGTGATTTTGGCCGCGTCAAGCATCAACACCCCGAAACTGCTGATGCTGTCCGGTATTGGCCCTGCGTCACATCTGGCCGGGCATGGGATCGCACTGCGCGCGGACCGCCCCGGCGTGGGGCAAAACCTGCAAGACCATCTGGAGCTGTATCTGCAATATTCCGCAACCCAGCCGATCACGTTGTATAAATACTGGTCCTTGCCGGGCAAGGCCTGGGTCGGGGCAAGATGGCTTTTCACCCGCAAGGGGCCGGGGGCGTCGAACCAGTTCGAGGCCTGTGCCTTTATCAGGTCGCGCGCAGGGATTGATTACCCCGATATCCAGTATCATTTTTTGCCGATAGCCGTGCGGTATGATGGCAAGGCCGTAGCAGAGGGGCACGGATTTCAAACCCATGTCGGGCCGATGCGGTCCAAAAGTCGCGGTTGGGTGAAGCTGCGTTCGTCGCGCCCGCAAGATGCGCCGCGTGTGTGTTTCAATTACATGAGCCACCCTGATGACTGGACCGAGTTTCGCAGCTGCATCCGGCTGACGCGCGAAATCATGGGGCAGGCTGCGTTCAAACCCTTTATGGGCCATGAAATACAGCCCGGTGCGGCGGTGTCCGAGGATGCGCAGCTTGATGCGTTTATTCGTGAACATGTCGAAAGTGCGTATCACCCTTGTGGCACGGCCCGCATGGGCAAAGCGGATGACCCCGCAGCGGTTGTCGACCCGCAGGGACGTGTGATCGGCGTGCGTGGTTTACGCGTTGCCGACAGCTCGATTTTTCCGCGCATCACCAATGGCAACCTGAATGCGCCGTCGATCATGGTGGGAGAGAAAATCGCAGATCATATCCTTGGGCGCAGGCTTCCGGCCGAAAACATGGCGCCTTCCTTGCACCCCGACTGGATGCGCCAGCAGCGCTGA